A single Rubrivivax gelatinosus IL144 DNA region contains:
- a CDS encoding sensor histidine kinase: MSPLSTALQRFAASAAPGAEQRLRKLAISAAAVLILLAWATVVLVLWIRWNDAVVGELRQNTNLARAFEEQTLRVLAAVDQATVRARDDYARRGGASLDLGRYANETGLVPNILVQLSLVGADGRFIGSNLDPDGSKTGHVDLSEREHVRVHLAPTTLAPGSGLASPDALWIGKPVLGKVSKRWTIQISRRITAADGHILGVVVASLDPGYFEDVYQRAAIGSLGTVTLVGQDLSIRARVIGGDSANQIGQTLKRNGVFAQQQLQREGTFSGVSTLDGLERYTAYHRIADYPLYVLVATASEEALTGWRTTRDIAVVLTLLLSGAVAAGAVVFVAGLRRLEANNAALRASEAQANAANNAKSEFLAAISHELRTPLTSIRGFAELMEHRLDNPKFREQAGLIRKGAEYLNQLLGEILDLAKVEAGSMTLSPEPVNLRALVQGTADFYALTAAGKGLTLAVEIDPEAPPVIVADGLRVKQILNNLLSNALKFTPAGRVDVMVERVGDQVLMHVEDTGPGIAPELHETIFERFRQGSARVSYEHGGTGLGLALSRALAQLMRGSLRVESEHGHGARFTLALPIVLPAAAAAEAETAAVSG; this comes from the coding sequence ATGTCGCCCCTCTCCACCGCTCTGCAGCGTTTCGCCGCCTCCGCGGCTCCCGGCGCCGAGCAGCGCCTGCGCAAGCTGGCGATCAGCGCCGCTGCGGTGCTGATCCTGCTGGCCTGGGCCACGGTGGTGCTGGTGCTGTGGATTCGCTGGAACGACGCCGTCGTCGGCGAACTGCGCCAGAACACCAACCTGGCCCGCGCCTTCGAGGAGCAGACGCTGCGTGTGCTGGCCGCGGTCGACCAGGCGACGGTGCGTGCGCGCGACGACTACGCGCGCCGCGGCGGCGCCTCGCTGGACCTGGGCCGCTACGCCAACGAGACCGGGCTGGTGCCCAACATCCTCGTGCAGCTGTCGCTGGTCGGCGCCGACGGGCGCTTCATCGGCAGCAACCTCGACCCCGACGGCAGCAAGACCGGCCACGTCGACCTGTCCGAGCGCGAGCACGTGCGCGTGCACCTGGCGCCGACGACGCTGGCGCCCGGCAGCGGCCTGGCCAGCCCCGACGCACTGTGGATCGGCAAGCCGGTGCTGGGCAAGGTCTCCAAGCGCTGGACGATCCAGATCTCGCGCCGCATCACCGCCGCCGACGGCCACATCCTCGGCGTCGTCGTCGCCTCGCTGGACCCGGGCTATTTCGAGGACGTCTACCAGCGCGCGGCGATCGGGTCGCTGGGCACGGTGACGCTGGTCGGCCAGGACCTGAGCATCCGCGCCCGGGTCATCGGCGGCGACAGCGCCAACCAGATCGGCCAGACGCTCAAGCGCAACGGCGTCTTCGCCCAGCAGCAGCTGCAGCGCGAAGGCACGTTCAGCGGCGTCAGCACGCTCGACGGCCTGGAGCGCTACACCGCCTACCACCGCATCGCCGACTACCCGCTGTACGTGCTGGTGGCCACCGCCAGCGAGGAAGCGCTGACCGGCTGGCGCACCACGCGCGACATCGCCGTCGTGCTGACGCTGCTGCTCAGCGGCGCCGTCGCCGCCGGCGCGGTGGTCTTCGTCGCCGGCCTGCGCCGGTTGGAGGCCAACAACGCCGCGCTGCGCGCCAGCGAGGCCCAGGCCAACGCCGCCAACAACGCCAAGAGCGAGTTCCTGGCGGCGATCTCGCACGAGCTGCGCACGCCGCTGACCAGCATCCGCGGCTTCGCCGAGCTGATGGAGCACCGCCTGGACAATCCGAAGTTCCGCGAGCAGGCCGGGCTGATCCGTAAGGGCGCCGAGTACCTCAACCAGCTGCTCGGCGAGATCCTCGACCTGGCCAAGGTCGAGGCCGGCTCGATGACGCTGTCGCCGGAGCCGGTGAACCTGCGTGCGCTGGTCCAGGGCACGGCCGACTTCTACGCGCTGACGGCCGCCGGCAAGGGGCTGACGCTGGCCGTCGAGATCGACCCCGAGGCGCCGCCGGTCATCGTCGCCGACGGGCTGCGCGTCAAGCAGATCCTCAACAACCTGCTGTCCAACGCCCTCAAGTTCACCCCGGCCGGGCGCGTGGACGTGATGGTCGAGCGCGTCGGCGACCAAGTGCTGATGCACGTCGAGGACACCGGCCCGGGCATCGCGCCCGAGCTGCACGAGACGATCTTCGAACGTTTCCGCCAGGGCAGCGCACGCGTGAGCTACGAACACGGCGGCACCGGCCTGGGCCTGGCGCTGTCGCGAGCGCTGGCGCAGCTGATGCGCGGCTCGCTGCGCGTCGAGTCGGAACACGGCCACGGTGCGCGTTTCACGCTCGCGCTGCCGATCGTGCTGCCGGCGGCGGCCGCCGCCGAAGCCGAGACCGCTGCCGTCAGCGGTTGA
- a CDS encoding Do family serine endopeptidase — MDTMKMKPLAAALLAGGVLGASAASAFDLPPWLRLDRSSTAAATAGAAAATTAATAAPVAPIPAQGTVPDYRAIFKQAGPAVVGITVEGMHKASAEEQGLPEGLENDPFFQFFRGMPGFGQRGRGANPSVPFRGQGSGFIVAADGLILTNAHVVREAKEVTVKLGDRREFSAKVLGSDPVTDIAVLRIDAKGLPTVRLGDPRRLEVGDPVMAIGAPYGFEQTATTGIVSAKGRSLPGDAVVPFIQTDAAVNPGNSGGPLLDGGGAVVGINAQIYSQSGGFQGLSFSIPIDVALKVKDQIVATGRAQHARLGVSIQDLNQGLAESFGLERPDGALVAAVQPGSAAAKGGLKPGDVITEVNGQAVERSGSLSTLIGMSAPGERVKLKVWRDKSWRELEVKLGSAEATTASADDPSRPEGMQLGLALRPLTRDEQRQVHVDGGLLVQDVDGPAARAGVERGDVLLAINGQPVQSIEQVQAVLKSKPRHVALLVQRDGETIFVPIRIG, encoded by the coding sequence ATGGACACGATGAAGATGAAGCCTTTGGCCGCCGCCCTGCTGGCCGGTGGCGTGCTCGGCGCGAGTGCGGCCAGCGCTTTCGACCTGCCCCCGTGGCTGCGTCTGGACCGCTCCAGCACCGCCGCCGCGACGGCCGGTGCCGCGGCGGCCACCACCGCCGCCACGGCCGCGCCGGTCGCCCCGATCCCGGCCCAGGGCACGGTGCCCGACTACCGGGCGATCTTCAAGCAGGCCGGCCCGGCCGTCGTCGGCATCACCGTCGAGGGCATGCACAAGGCCAGCGCCGAGGAGCAGGGCCTGCCCGAAGGGCTGGAGAACGACCCGTTCTTCCAGTTCTTCCGCGGCATGCCGGGCTTCGGCCAGCGCGGCCGCGGCGCCAACCCCTCGGTGCCGTTCCGCGGCCAGGGATCGGGTTTCATCGTCGCCGCCGACGGCCTGATCCTGACCAACGCCCACGTCGTGCGCGAAGCCAAGGAAGTGACCGTCAAGCTCGGCGACCGGCGCGAGTTCTCGGCCAAGGTGCTGGGCAGCGACCCGGTGACCGACATCGCCGTGCTGCGCATCGATGCCAAGGGCCTGCCGACGGTGCGTCTGGGCGACCCGCGCCGGCTGGAAGTCGGCGACCCGGTGATGGCCATCGGCGCGCCCTACGGCTTCGAGCAGACGGCGACCACCGGCATCGTCAGCGCCAAGGGCCGCTCGCTGCCCGGCGACGCCGTCGTGCCGTTCATCCAGACCGACGCCGCGGTCAACCCCGGCAACTCGGGCGGCCCGCTGCTCGACGGCGGCGGCGCCGTCGTCGGCATCAACGCGCAGATCTATTCGCAGAGCGGCGGCTTCCAGGGCCTGTCGTTCTCGATCCCGATCGACGTCGCGCTGAAGGTCAAGGACCAGATCGTCGCCACCGGCCGCGCCCAGCACGCCCGGCTGGGGGTCTCGATCCAGGACCTGAACCAGGGCCTGGCCGAGTCCTTCGGCCTGGAGCGGCCCGACGGCGCGCTGGTCGCCGCGGTCCAGCCCGGCAGCGCCGCGGCCAAGGGCGGGCTGAAGCCTGGCGACGTGATCACCGAGGTCAACGGCCAGGCGGTCGAACGCAGCGGCAGCCTGTCGACGCTGATCGGCATGTCGGCGCCGGGCGAACGCGTGAAGCTCAAGGTCTGGCGCGATAAGAGCTGGCGCGAGCTGGAGGTCAAGCTCGGCAGCGCCGAAGCGACGACGGCCAGCGCCGACGACCCGTCGCGCCCCGAAGGCATGCAGCTCGGCCTGGCGCTGCGTCCGCTGACGCGCGACGAGCAGCGGCAGGTGCACGTCGACGGCGGCCTGCTGGTGCAGGACGTCGACGGCCCGGCGGCTCGTGCCGGCGTCGAACGCGGCGACGTGCTGCTGGCGATCAACGGCCAGCCGGTACAGTCGATCGAGCAGGTGCAGGCGGTGCTCAAGAGCAAGCCCCGCCACGTCGCGCTGCTGGTGCAGCGTGACGGCGAGACGATCTTCGTGCCGATCCGCATCGGCTGA
- a CDS encoding ATP-binding protein gives MNSIRARVLALLLAMLAFAAGVMGTVTYHNVLAETEALFDYQLRQMALSLRDQGEIAPDQAGALADRELDFVIQIWSADGQTIYASRPHDELPARALLGFADVSAGKQTWRTFTVLRGQRVIQVAQPRQIRQRLAAGAALRSVAPLVGIAPLIALLTWAAATRVLRPLRSVARAVREREPQSLSPLPTAKLPDELSPLVAALNGLLGQLAQAMDTQRAFVADAAHELRSPLQALKLQIRLLERAEDEATRAEAVRALAEGVERSAWLVEQLLVLARNEPGAPPLPTARVDLAEAARSALAATVPLAVSRGSELALQADEPVPLQGDAGSLAVLVRNLVDNAVRHSPPGARVEVRAVLDAGAPLLVVDDAGPGIPEAERERVFDRFYRRDPGAGEGSGLGLAIVRTIAARHGATVTLGDSPQGGLRASVRFPAAA, from the coding sequence GTGAACTCGATCCGCGCGCGCGTGCTCGCGCTGCTGCTGGCGATGCTCGCCTTCGCCGCGGGAGTGATGGGCACGGTGACCTATCACAACGTGCTCGCCGAGACAGAGGCGCTGTTCGACTACCAGCTGCGCCAGATGGCGCTGTCGCTGCGCGACCAGGGCGAGATCGCGCCCGACCAGGCCGGCGCGCTGGCCGACCGCGAGCTGGACTTCGTGATCCAGATCTGGAGCGCCGACGGCCAGACGATCTACGCCTCGCGCCCGCACGACGAGCTGCCGGCGCGGGCGCTGCTCGGTTTCGCCGACGTCTCGGCCGGCAAGCAGACCTGGCGCACCTTCACCGTGCTGCGCGGCCAGCGCGTGATCCAGGTCGCCCAGCCGCGCCAGATCCGCCAGCGCCTGGCTGCCGGCGCGGCGCTGCGCAGCGTCGCGCCGCTGGTCGGCATCGCGCCGCTGATCGCGCTCTTGACCTGGGCCGCGGCGACGCGCGTGCTGCGGCCGCTGCGCAGCGTCGCGCGCGCGGTGCGCGAACGCGAGCCGCAGTCGCTCTCGCCGCTGCCGACCGCCAAGCTGCCCGACGAGCTGTCGCCGCTGGTCGCCGCGCTCAACGGCCTGCTCGGCCAGCTCGCGCAGGCGATGGACACCCAGCGCGCCTTTGTCGCCGACGCCGCGCACGAGCTGCGCTCGCCGCTGCAGGCGCTGAAGCTGCAGATCCGCCTGCTCGAACGCGCCGAGGACGAGGCCACGCGCGCCGAGGCCGTGCGTGCGCTGGCCGAAGGTGTCGAGCGCAGCGCCTGGCTGGTCGAGCAGCTGCTCGTGCTGGCGCGCAACGAACCCGGCGCGCCGCCGCTGCCGACGGCGCGTGTCGACCTCGCCGAAGCCGCGCGCAGCGCGCTGGCCGCGACCGTGCCGCTGGCCGTGTCGCGCGGCAGCGAACTGGCGCTGCAGGCCGACGAACCGGTGCCGCTGCAGGGCGACGCCGGCTCGCTGGCGGTGCTGGTGCGCAACCTCGTCGACAACGCGGTGCGCCACTCGCCGCCCGGCGCACGGGTCGAGGTGCGCGCGGTGCTGGACGCCGGCGCGCCGCTGCTCGTCGTCGACGACGCCGGCCCGGGCATCCCGGAGGCCGAACGCGAGCGCGTCTTCGACCGCTTCTACCGCCGCGACCCCGGCGCCGGCGAAGGCAGCGGCCTGGGGCTGGCGATCGTGCGCACGATCGCCGCACGCCACGGCGCCACGGTCACGCTGGGCGACTCGCCGCAGGGCGGGCTGCGCGCCAGCGTGCGTTTCCCGGCGGCCGCTTAA
- a CDS encoding response regulator, whose translation MRLLLVEDDRMIGESLRAALRLEGHAVDWVRDVAAARASLASERFDCVLLDLGLPPGGPPGAPPADGLDVLRELRGRADTTPVIVLTARDASGDRVRGLDGGADDYLVKPFEFDELTARIRAVTRRHGGRAGPLLTHGGVTLDPATRQVTLNGEPVLLSAREFAVLEALMQRPGAVLSRAQLEDRLYGWGDAVESNAVSVYIHQLRRKLGADFIRNMRGVGYFL comes from the coding sequence ATGCGACTGCTGCTCGTCGAAGATGACCGGATGATCGGCGAGAGCCTGCGCGCCGCGCTCAGGCTCGAAGGCCATGCCGTGGACTGGGTGCGCGACGTCGCCGCCGCGCGCGCCTCGCTGGCCAGCGAACGTTTCGACTGCGTGCTGCTGGACCTGGGCCTGCCGCCCGGCGGCCCGCCCGGCGCACCGCCGGCCGACGGCCTGGACGTGCTGCGCGAACTGCGCGGCCGCGCCGACACCACGCCGGTCATCGTGCTGACCGCACGCGACGCCAGCGGCGACCGCGTGCGCGGCCTGGACGGCGGCGCCGACGACTACCTCGTCAAGCCCTTCGAGTTCGACGAGCTGACGGCGCGCATCCGCGCCGTCACGCGCCGCCACGGCGGCCGTGCCGGCCCGCTGCTGACGCACGGCGGCGTCACGCTGGACCCGGCGACGCGCCAGGTGACGCTCAACGGCGAGCCGGTGCTGCTGTCGGCGCGCGAGTTCGCGGTGCTGGAAGCGCTGATGCAGCGCCCCGGCGCGGTGCTCTCGCGCGCCCAGCTCGAGGACCGGCTCTACGGCTGGGGCGACGCGGTCGAGAGCAACGCCGTCTCGGTCTACATCCACCAGCTGCGGCGCAAGCTGGGCGCCGACTTCATCCGCAACATGCGCGGCGTCGGCTACTTCCTGTGA
- a CDS encoding NAD(P)H-dependent flavin oxidoreductase: MPTSVDQTVEILRDKLERSVLRPLKLAGRELLPIVQGGMGVGISAHRLAGSVASLGAVGTLSSVDLRRHHPDLMERTQHCHKGLNGEADKKAINDANLEAIDREIRAAREISQGRGLLAINVMRAVGEYAPSVVRALRSGIDAVVVGAGLPLDLPDLAKEHPKTALIPILSDARGVQLIVKKWERKQRRPDAIVIEHPRLAAGHLGAARVEDLNDPRFEFENVIPATREFLRTAGMEDVPVIAAGGIRTHEDIARLQNLGAAAVQLGTPFVATEECDAHPAFKKVLAEARDEDLVEFTSVAGLPARAVKTHWLKNYLNAEPKLQEIAHKKPRCVVTFDCLAQCGLRDGFKGWGQFCIDTQLAAAVRGDVMKGLFFRGVGQMPFGNRIVQVRELLEKLLTPVQMPVHVGAHAAA, from the coding sequence ATGCCCACCTCGGTCGACCAGACCGTCGAAATCCTGCGCGACAAGCTCGAGCGCAGCGTGCTGCGCCCGCTGAAGCTGGCCGGCCGCGAACTGCTGCCGATCGTGCAAGGCGGCATGGGCGTCGGCATCTCGGCGCACCGCCTGGCCGGCAGCGTGGCCTCGCTCGGCGCCGTCGGCACGCTCTCCTCGGTCGACCTGCGCCGCCATCACCCCGACCTGATGGAGCGCACCCAGCACTGCCACAAGGGGCTGAACGGCGAGGCCGACAAGAAGGCGATCAACGACGCCAACCTCGAGGCCATCGACCGCGAGATCCGTGCCGCGCGCGAGATCTCCCAGGGCCGCGGCCTGCTGGCGATCAACGTCATGCGCGCCGTCGGCGAATACGCGCCGTCGGTGGTGCGCGCGCTGCGCTCGGGCATCGACGCGGTCGTCGTCGGCGCCGGCCTGCCGCTGGACCTGCCGGACCTGGCCAAGGAACACCCGAAGACCGCGCTGATCCCGATCCTGTCGGACGCGCGCGGCGTGCAGCTGATCGTCAAGAAGTGGGAGCGCAAGCAGCGCCGCCCCGACGCCATCGTCATCGAGCACCCGCGGCTGGCCGCCGGCCACCTGGGCGCGGCGCGTGTCGAGGACCTGAACGACCCGCGCTTCGAGTTCGAGAACGTGATCCCGGCGACGCGCGAGTTCCTGCGCACCGCCGGCATGGAAGACGTGCCGGTGATCGCCGCCGGCGGCATCCGCACGCACGAGGACATCGCCCGCCTGCAGAACCTGGGCGCCGCCGCGGTGCAGCTGGGCACGCCCTTCGTCGCCACCGAGGAATGCGACGCCCACCCGGCGTTCAAGAAGGTGCTGGCCGAAGCGCGCGACGAAGACCTGGTCGAGTTCACCAGCGTCGCCGGCCTGCCGGCGCGTGCGGTCAAGACGCACTGGCTGAAGAACTACCTCAACGCCGAGCCCAAGCTGCAGGAGATCGCGCACAAGAAGCCGCGCTGCGTCGTGACCTTCGACTGCCTGGCCCAGTGCGGGCTGCGCGACGGCTTCAAGGGCTGGGGCCAGTTCTGCATCGACACCCAGCTCGCCGCCGCGGTGCGTGGCGACGTCATGAAGGGCCTGTTCTTCCGCGGCGTCGGCCAGATGCCGTTCGGCAACCGCATCGTCCAGGTGCGCGAGCTGCTGGAGAAGCTGCTGACGCCGGTGCAGATGCCGGTGCACGTCGGCGCCCACGCCGCCGCCTGA
- a CDS encoding SirB2 family protein: protein MSLAAAYAEIKLAHLALVAASGLLFAVRGAAVLAGQRWAMVKPLRVASYVIDTLLLAAGATLWTLLALQPLRDAWLGTKLVLLVVYVVLGSIALKRGRTPAARAAAYAAALTVFLYMVSVARAHHPLGVFAAWWS, encoded by the coding sequence ATGTCCCTGGCCGCCGCCTACGCCGAGATCAAGCTGGCGCACCTCGCGCTCGTCGCGGCCAGCGGTTTGCTGTTCGCCGTGCGCGGCGCGGCGGTGCTCGCCGGCCAGCGCTGGGCGATGGTCAAGCCGCTGCGCGTGGCCAGCTATGTCATCGACACGCTGCTGCTGGCCGCCGGCGCCACCTTGTGGACGCTTCTTGCGCTGCAGCCGTTGCGCGACGCCTGGCTCGGGACCAAGCTCGTGCTGCTCGTCGTCTACGTCGTGCTCGGCTCGATCGCGCTCAAGCGGGGCCGCACGCCGGCGGCGCGGGCCGCCGCCTATGCCGCCGCGCTGACGGTGTTCCTCTACATGGTGTCGGTGGCGCGGGCGCACCATCCGCTGGGCGTGTTCGCCGCCTGGTGGAGCTGA
- a CDS encoding hemerythrin domain-containing protein, with translation MATFPLHDGPSAGFDAPFEMLEACHDRVERMLSLLERLRAHLEQRGGAVDDQARHAARDVMRYFDLAAPNHHEDEERHVFPALREQGEAALADRLQAEHAQMATAWYALKPTLAAVADGHWDAAVVPQWEAFVAMYRRHVADEDERAYPAAAAAIDDRCLVRMAEEMAHRRGLR, from the coding sequence ATGGCCACGTTCCCGCTGCACGACGGCCCGAGTGCCGGTTTCGACGCTCCGTTCGAGATGCTCGAAGCCTGCCACGACCGCGTCGAACGCATGCTGTCGCTGCTGGAGCGCCTGCGTGCGCACCTCGAGCAGCGCGGCGGCGCCGTCGACGACCAGGCGCGCCACGCCGCACGCGACGTGATGCGCTACTTCGACCTCGCCGCGCCCAACCACCACGAGGACGAGGAACGCCACGTCTTCCCGGCGCTGCGCGAGCAGGGCGAGGCCGCGCTGGCCGACCGCCTGCAGGCCGAGCACGCCCAGATGGCGACCGCCTGGTACGCGCTAAAGCCGACGCTGGCCGCGGTCGCCGACGGCCACTGGGACGCGGCCGTCGTGCCGCAGTGGGAGGCCTTCGTCGCGATGTACCGGCGCCACGTCGCCGACGAAGACGAGCGCGCCTACCCGGCCGCCGCCGCGGCGATCGACGACCGCTGCCTGGTGCGCATGGCCGAGGAGATGGCGCACCGCCGCGGCCTGCGCTGA
- a CDS encoding 6-phosphofructokinase — protein sequence MSSGKILVAQGGGPTAVINQSLVGVVLEARRFRDVRLVYGARHGVRGIVDEDFVDLTQETSHNLEQVANTPSSALGSTRDKPDLKYCQEIFKVLQAHEIEHFFYIGGNDSSDTVRIVSEQAIKAGYPLRAIHIPKTIDNDLVGSDHTPGFPSAARFVAQAFAGANLDNAALPGVYVGVVMGRHAGFLTAASALGKKFPDDGPHLIYLPERVFDIGQFLRDVKTMYERHGRCVIAVSEGIHDASGTPIVVQLAKAVEHDAHGNVQLSGNGALADLLCEEIKSKLKIKRVRGDTFGYLQRSFIGCVSDVDQREAREVGEKAVQFAMWGKSDGSVAIKRTGFYSVDYELLPLAAVAGKTRTMDDEFITAEGTDVTDAFRMYLRPLLGSRMPDAYRLRPAPVPKVLRTP from the coding sequence ATGTCGTCAGGCAAGATTCTCGTGGCCCAGGGTGGGGGGCCGACCGCAGTCATCAACCAGTCGCTCGTCGGCGTCGTGCTCGAGGCGCGGCGCTTTCGCGACGTGCGCCTGGTCTACGGCGCGCGCCACGGCGTGCGCGGCATCGTCGACGAGGACTTCGTCGACCTGACGCAGGAAACCAGCCACAACCTCGAGCAGGTCGCCAACACGCCGTCGTCGGCGCTGGGCTCGACGCGCGACAAGCCCGACCTGAAGTACTGCCAGGAGATCTTCAAGGTCCTGCAGGCGCACGAGATCGAGCACTTCTTCTACATCGGCGGCAACGACTCGTCGGACACGGTGCGCATCGTCAGCGAGCAGGCGATCAAGGCCGGCTACCCGCTGCGCGCGATCCACATCCCGAAGACGATCGACAACGACCTCGTCGGCAGCGACCACACGCCCGGCTTCCCGAGCGCGGCGCGTTTCGTCGCCCAGGCCTTCGCCGGCGCCAACCTCGACAACGCGGCGCTGCCGGGCGTCTACGTCGGCGTCGTGATGGGCCGCCACGCCGGCTTCCTGACCGCCGCCAGCGCGCTGGGCAAGAAGTTCCCCGACGACGGCCCGCACCTGATCTACCTGCCCGAGCGTGTCTTCGACATCGGCCAGTTCCTGCGCGACGTGAAGACGATGTACGAGCGCCACGGCCGCTGCGTCATCGCCGTCAGCGAAGGCATCCACGACGCCTCGGGCACGCCGATCGTCGTGCAGCTGGCCAAGGCCGTCGAGCACGACGCGCACGGCAACGTGCAGCTCTCGGGCAACGGCGCGCTGGCCGACCTGCTGTGCGAGGAGATCAAGTCCAAGCTGAAGATCAAGCGCGTGCGCGGCGACACCTTCGGCTACCTGCAGAGGAGCTTCATCGGCTGCGTCAGCGACGTCGACCAGCGCGAGGCGCGCGAAGTCGGCGAGAAGGCCGTGCAGTTCGCGATGTGGGGCAAGAGCGACGGCTCGGTGGCGATCAAGCGCACCGGCTTCTACTCGGTCGACTACGAGCTGCTGCCGCTGGCCGCGGTGGCCGGCAAGACGCGCACGATGGACGACGAGTTCATCACCGCCGAAGGCACCGACGTCACCGACGCCTTCCGCATGTATCTGCGGCCGCTGCTGGGCTCGCGCATGCCCGATGCCTACCGGCTGCGGCCGGCTCCCGTTCCCAAGGTGCTGAGGACCCCATGA
- a CDS encoding alpha/beta fold hydrolase, which produces MNAALDPVLARQSQPLGPALPGDRLAFPGGLVCYTMGSGAPLLLVHSVNAAASAAELRPVYEHYATWRTVFALDLPGFGLSERSDREYTPRLMTDALHEAAAQIRQRCGPGPLDAVGLSLGCEFLARAACERPRNWGRLALVSPTGFRGSKPLRGAPGSTRAIPGLHAVLSVPLWAPFLFDNLTRPKVVRYFLEKTWGGRQIDEQAWAYAVETARAPGARHAPLAFLSGGLFSADILDVYDKLRQPVWMCHGVRGDFTDYRAKKEVEKKPNWRFNVFQTGALPYFERPQEFFAVCDRFLTR; this is translated from the coding sequence ATGAACGCGGCACTCGACCCGGTGCTGGCCCGGCAGAGCCAGCCTCTCGGTCCGGCGCTGCCGGGCGATCGTCTGGCTTTTCCCGGCGGCCTGGTCTGCTACACGATGGGCAGCGGCGCGCCGCTGCTGCTCGTGCACAGCGTCAACGCCGCGGCCTCGGCCGCCGAGCTGCGGCCGGTCTACGAGCACTACGCCACCTGGCGCACGGTGTTCGCGCTCGACCTGCCGGGTTTCGGCCTGTCCGAGCGCAGCGACCGCGAGTACACGCCGCGGCTGATGACCGACGCGCTGCACGAGGCGGCGGCGCAGATCCGCCAGCGCTGCGGCCCCGGGCCGCTGGACGCGGTCGGGCTGTCGCTGGGCTGCGAGTTCCTGGCGCGTGCGGCCTGCGAGCGGCCGCGCAACTGGGGCCGGCTGGCCCTGGTCAGCCCGACGGGCTTCCGCGGCAGCAAGCCGCTGCGCGGCGCGCCGGGCTCGACGCGTGCGATCCCCGGCCTGCACGCCGTGCTGTCGGTGCCGCTGTGGGCGCCGTTCCTGTTCGACAACCTGACGCGGCCCAAGGTCGTGCGCTACTTCCTCGAGAAGACCTGGGGCGGCCGTCAGATCGACGAGCAGGCCTGGGCCTACGCGGTGGAGACCGCGCGCGCGCCCGGTGCGCGGCACGCACCGCTGGCCTTCCTGTCGGGCGGGCTGTTCAGCGCCGACATCCTCGACGTCTACGACAAGCTGCGCCAGCCGGTGTGGATGTGCCACGGCGTGCGCGGCGACTTCACCGACTACCGCGCGAAGAAGGAAGTCGAGAAGAAGCCCAACTGGCGCTTCAACGTCTTCCAGACCGGCGCGCTGCCGTACTTCGAGCGGCCGCAGGAGTTCTTCGCCGTCTGCGACCGCTTCCTCACGCGCTGA